Proteins encoded within one genomic window of Terriglobia bacterium:
- a CDS encoding long-chain fatty acid--CoA ligase: MRGTMMDFPLTLPTLLERAGKLFPRVEVVSRRPDKTVLRTSYGEFYRRARRLAAALTRLGLRPGERVASMMWNHSGHLETFFGVPCAGGILHTLNLRLHPHEIAAIARHAGDRFLIIDDVLLPTLEKFCEEAPFERVIVVPYGSGSASVPEGFLNYEELLAEGGDDFRYPAIEENDGASMCYTSGTTGDSKGVIYSHRALVLHSFATGLEESFALSFRETMMPLSPMFHANAWGMPFGCVLLGTRLVLPGPHMDPESVLDLMAAEGVSRSCGVPTVWIGILDALEKNPGRWKLHGPVHVVCGGTAPPIELMRKLDRFGIHIKHLWGMTETTPIGTCSGLRPHMQKWPEEKQYEMRAKQGWAAPFVELRIMGEEGEAPWDGQTPGELEVRGPWIAGQYYDAPDQAGRWTADGWFKTGDVAVIDGEGYVKLVDRAKDLVKSGGEWISSVDLENTLMGHPAVKEAAVIGIPHPKWQERPLAAVVLKEGAQATEQELRAYLGQSFAKWQLPDAIVFLEAIPRTSVGKFKKTALREQFANWKWES, translated from the coding sequence ATGCGCGGCACAATGATGGATTTTCCCCTGACGCTGCCGACGCTGCTGGAGCGCGCCGGAAAGCTCTTTCCGCGCGTCGAGGTGGTCTCGCGGCGGCCGGACAAGACCGTCCTGCGCACATCCTACGGAGAATTCTACCGGCGCGCGCGGCGCCTGGCTGCCGCGCTCACCCGGCTGGGGCTGCGCCCCGGGGAGCGCGTTGCCAGCATGATGTGGAATCACTCCGGACACCTCGAGACGTTCTTCGGGGTCCCCTGCGCCGGCGGCATCCTGCATACCCTCAACCTGCGCCTGCACCCGCACGAGATCGCCGCCATCGCGCGGCACGCCGGCGACCGCTTTTTGATCATCGACGACGTGCTGCTGCCAACGCTGGAGAAGTTTTGCGAGGAGGCCCCGTTCGAGCGCGTCATCGTCGTGCCCTACGGCAGCGGCAGCGCCAGCGTGCCGGAAGGCTTCCTGAACTACGAGGAGCTGCTGGCCGAAGGCGGCGACGACTTCCGCTATCCGGCGATCGAGGAAAACGACGGCGCGTCCATGTGCTACACCTCGGGCACCACCGGGGATTCCAAGGGGGTCATTTATTCGCACCGCGCGCTGGTCCTGCACTCCTTCGCCACGGGGCTCGAGGAGTCGTTCGCGCTGAGCTTCCGTGAAACCATGATGCCGCTTTCGCCGATGTTTCACGCCAACGCCTGGGGCATGCCCTTCGGCTGCGTCCTGCTGGGCACGCGCCTGGTGCTCCCCGGCCCCCACATGGACCCGGAGAGCGTGTTGGACCTGATGGCGGCCGAGGGCGTGAGCAGATCCTGCGGCGTGCCCACGGTGTGGATCGGGATTCTCGACGCCCTGGAGAAAAATCCCGGGCGCTGGAAACTGCATGGGCCGGTACATGTGGTCTGTGGCGGCACTGCGCCGCCCATCGAGCTGATGCGCAAGCTGGACCGCTTCGGCATTCACATCAAACACCTGTGGGGCATGACCGAAACCACGCCGATCGGCACCTGCAGCGGCCTCCGGCCACACATGCAGAAGTGGCCGGAAGAGAAGCAATACGAGATGCGCGCCAAGCAGGGCTGGGCGGCGCCGTTCGTGGAGCTGCGCATCATGGGCGAAGAGGGCGAGGCCCCCTGGGACGGCCAGACCCCCGGCGAGCTGGAAGTTCGCGGGCCGTGGATCGCCGGCCAGTATTACGATGCGCCGGATCAGGCGGGGCGCTGGACCGCTGACGGCTGGTTCAAGACCGGCGACGTGGCCGTTATTGATGGCGAAGGCTATGTGAAGCTGGTGGACCGCGCCAAGGACCTGGTGAAGTCCGGCGGGGAATGGATCAGCTCGGTGGATTTGGAGAATACTCTGATGGGCCACCCGGCGGTGAAGGAAGCGGCGGTGATCGGTATCCCGCATCCGAAATGGCAGGAACGGCCGCTGGCCGCGGTGGTGCTAAAGGAGGGCGCGCAGGCCACGGAGCAGGAACTGCGCGCGTATCTCGGGCAGTCCTTCGCGAAGTGGCAACTGCCGGACGCCATCGTGTTCCTCGAAGCGATCCCGCGGACCTCGGTGGGAAAATTTAAGAAGACAGCGCTGCGCGAGCAGTTTGCCAATTGGAAGTGGGAATCGTAG
- the argJ gene encoding bifunctional glutamate N-acetyltransferase/amino-acid acetyltransferase ArgJ, which produces MKQALSEAALPRGFRFAATACGLKKTGALDLALLSSDVPASAAAVFTQNLVVAAPVVVSKENLRLSKGRMRGVVVNAGNANCATGARGFAASLGTVAEAAKRLGCSPQELFVCSTGVIGVPLPVEKILRALPQLSRNRRPSARSFAELSLAICTTDTRPKTAAATFRMSGKRVHLAGCAKGAGMIHPNMATTLAFVVTDAAIAPSLLQKTLREVTGRTFNAISIDGDTSTNDTLLVLANGASGAPAIRAGSAAHHAFTAALEEVCRSLALQIVADGEGAQRVIEIEVRHAKREAAARRIAETIATSPLVKTAFAGGDPNWGRIFAAAGRSGVRFDPALVDIAMAGIPVLRRGQPLNFNERAANRRLLGKHVHIIVDLHAGPAVARYWTCDFTAEYVRINASYRT; this is translated from the coding sequence ATGAAGCAGGCTCTCTCCGAGGCCGCGCTTCCCCGCGGCTTCCGCTTTGCCGCCACCGCCTGCGGCTTGAAGAAGACCGGCGCGCTCGATCTGGCTCTGCTTTCCAGCGACGTGCCCGCCTCGGCGGCCGCCGTCTTCACGCAGAATCTGGTGGTCGCGGCTCCCGTCGTGGTTTCCAAGGAAAACTTGCGCCTGTCGAAGGGCCGCATGCGCGGCGTCGTCGTCAATGCCGGGAACGCCAACTGCGCTACGGGCGCGCGTGGCTTTGCGGCCTCGCTCGGGACTGTTGCGGAAGCGGCCAAGCGCCTCGGCTGCAGCCCTCAGGAACTCTTCGTCTGCTCGACCGGCGTCATCGGCGTGCCCCTGCCGGTGGAGAAGATCTTGCGCGCGCTGCCGCAGCTCTCGCGCAACCGCCGCCCCTCGGCGCGCTCCTTTGCCGAACTCTCGCTGGCCATCTGCACCACAGATACCCGGCCGAAGACCGCCGCGGCCACCTTCCGCATGTCTGGAAAACGCGTGCACCTGGCCGGCTGCGCCAAAGGCGCGGGAATGATTCATCCCAATATGGCCACCACGCTGGCCTTCGTCGTCACCGATGCGGCCATCGCGCCCTCGCTGCTGCAGAAGACCCTGCGCGAAGTCACCGGGCGTACCTTCAACGCCATCAGCATCGACGGCGACACCTCCACCAACGACACCCTGCTGGTCCTGGCCAATGGCGCATCGGGCGCGCCCGCGATCCGCGCCGGCAGCGCCGCACACCACGCCTTCACCGCGGCGCTCGAGGAGGTCTGCCGCTCCCTGGCGCTTCAGATCGTGGCCGACGGCGAGGGCGCGCAGCGCGTGATCGAGATCGAAGTGCGCCACGCGAAGAGGGAAGCAGCCGCGCGGCGCATCGCCGAGACCATCGCCACCTCCCCCCTGGTGAAAACCGCCTTTGCCGGCGGCGATCCCAACTGGGGCCGCATCTTTGCCGCCGCCGGTCGCTCCGGCGTGCGCTTCGACCCCGCTCTCGTGGATATCGCCATGGCCGGCATTCCCGTGCTGCGCCGCGGCCAGCCTCTCAATTTCAACGAGCGCGCTGCCAACAGGCGCCTGCTTGGCAAGCACGTGCACATCATCGTGGATCTGCACGCGGGCCCGGCCGTAGCCCGCTACTGGACCTGCGACTTCACCGCGGAGTACGTGCGCATCAACGCCAGCTACCGCACCTGA
- the argH gene encoding argininosuccinate lyase, producing the protein MSERKDDKLWGGRFDRGPDRVFDEFQRSFSFDCRLLPYELAVNRAWTRALQRAGILTADEVEQVHQALDRIDDQIQTNPEWVEKSDAEDLHHFTEKALVEELGPLGWKVHTGRSRNELVATDFRLYVMESAAAMQRRVTALATALAEQARAQLGVPMAGMTHMQHAQPILLSHFLLAHAEAFTRDLARLRHAAESADACVMGSGALSGCSFAIDRQAIARELGFSRITANSLDAVSDRDFALDYLFALGGIATHLSRLAEDSVLFASQEFAYAILPDEYATGSSLMPQKKNPDAWELIRGKTGRITAALFALFTTLKGLPTSYQRDLQEDKEPLFAAHDQVAAMTEIAAGAIRATRFNEERLRAAAANPALLATEVADYLVHKGVPFRQAHDLVGKVLREAERRGISWTALPLEELQKISPAFAADFSKGLNVEAALAAKNVPGGTSPEAVRAAIIELQNRLSKRGASA; encoded by the coding sequence ATGAGCGAGAGAAAAGACGACAAGCTGTGGGGCGGGCGCTTCGACCGCGGGCCGGACCGCGTCTTCGACGAGTTTCAACGCTCCTTTTCCTTTGACTGTCGCCTGCTGCCCTACGAGCTGGCCGTCAACCGCGCGTGGACCCGCGCGCTCCAACGCGCCGGCATCCTCACCGCCGACGAGGTGGAGCAGGTGCACCAGGCGCTCGACCGCATCGATGATCAGATCCAGACGAATCCGGAATGGGTGGAGAAGTCCGACGCCGAAGACCTGCACCACTTCACGGAAAAAGCCCTGGTCGAAGAGCTTGGCCCGCTGGGCTGGAAGGTGCACACCGGGCGCAGCCGCAACGAGCTGGTGGCCACCGATTTCCGCCTCTATGTGATGGAATCCGCCGCGGCCATGCAGCGCCGCGTCACGGCCCTGGCCACCGCGCTCGCCGAGCAAGCCCGGGCGCAGCTCGGCGTGCCCATGGCCGGCATGACCCACATGCAGCACGCGCAGCCCATCCTGCTCTCCCATTTTCTGCTGGCGCACGCCGAAGCCTTCACCCGCGACCTCGCGCGCCTGCGCCACGCCGCGGAATCCGCCGACGCCTGCGTGATGGGCTCGGGCGCGCTATCCGGCTGTTCCTTCGCCATCGACCGCCAGGCCATCGCCCGCGAGCTGGGCTTTTCGCGCATCACCGCCAACAGTTTGGACGCCGTCAGCGACCGCGACTTCGCTCTCGACTATCTCTTCGCCCTCGGCGGCATCGCCACGCATCTCTCGCGCCTGGCCGAGGATTCCGTGCTCTTTGCCTCGCAGGAGTTTGCCTACGCCATCCTCCCCGACGAATACGCCACCGGCAGTAGCCTGATGCCGCAGAAGAAGAACCCCGACGCCTGGGAACTCATCCGCGGAAAGACCGGGCGCATCACCGCCGCGCTCTTCGCCCTCTTTACTACCCTGAAAGGGCTGCCCACCAGCTATCAGCGCGACCTGCAGGAAGACAAGGAGCCGCTCTTCGCCGCGCACGATCAGGTGGCGGCCATGACCGAAATCGCCGCGGGCGCCATCCGCGCGACCCGCTTCAACGAAGAACGCCTGCGCGCCGCGGCCGCCAATCCCGCACTGCTGGCCACCGAAGTCGCGGACTACCTGGTGCACAAGGGCGTGCCCTTCCGCCAGGCCCACGACCTGGTCGGCAAGGTGCTGCGCGAAGCCGAGCGCCGCGGCATCTCCTGGACCGCGCTGCCGCTCGAAGAGTTGCAGAAGATTTCGCCGGCTTTCGCCGCCGATTTTTCCAAGGGATTGAACGTGGAAGCGGCGCTGGCCGCCAAGAATGTTCCCGGCGGAACTTCGCCCGAGGCCGTGCGCGCCGCCATCATCGAATTGCAGAACCGTCTATCCAAACGAGGAGCGTCCGCATGA